The following nucleotide sequence is from Burkholderia gladioli.
TGGCGCGAGGCCTATGCCCGCGCGCGGCGCCTGGCCGGCGCGCTGAAGGAGGCCGGCATCGCGCCTGGCGACACGGTGGCGGCGATGCTGCCGAACATTCCGCCGATGCTCGACGCGCACTTCGGCGTGCCGATGGCGGGCGCCGTGCTCAACGCGATCAACACGCGGCTCGACGCCGCCTCGGTGCTGTTCATGCTGCGCCATGGCGAGGCGAAGCTGCTGATCGTCGATACCGAATACGCCGAGGTGGCGCGGCGCGCGGCCGAGGAACTGCCGGGGCTGCGCATCGTGTGCGTGGCCGACGCGATGCCGGCCGATCCCGCCAGCTTCGGCGGCGCCACCGACTACGACGCCTTCCTCGCCGGCGGCGATCCCGACACGCCCTGGGCGCCGCCCGCCGACGAATGGCAGGCGATCGCGCTGAACTACACCTCGGGCACCACCGGCGACCCGAAGGGCGTGGTCTATCACCATCGCGGCGCCTACCTGGCGGCGATCTCCAACCTGCTGGAATGGGACATGCCCAAGCACGCCGTCTACCTGTGGACGCTGCCGATGTTCCACTGCAACGGCTGGTGCTTTCCCTGGGCGATCGCGGCGCGCGCCGGCGTCAACGTCTGCCTGCGCAAGTTCGATCCGCGCACCGTGTTCGAGCTGATCCGCCGCGAGGGCGTCACCCACTACAGCGGCGCGCCGATCGTGCACGGCGCGCTGGCCAATGCGCCGGCCGAGTGGCGCGCCGGCATCGAGCACCGGGTGCATGCCCAGGTGGCGGGCGCCGCGCCCGCGCCGGCGGTGATCGCCAAGATGAAGTCGATCGGCTTCGACCTGATGCATGTCTACGGGCTGACCGAGATCTACGGGCCGGCCAGCGTATGCGCCACCCAGCAGCACTGGGCCGAACTGCCCGAGGAGGAACTCGCGCAGCGCACCGCGCGCCAGGGCGTGCGCTACCACCTGCAGGCCGGCGCGACCGTGCTCGATCCCGACACCATGGCGAGCGTGCCGGCCGACGGCGAGACGCTCGGCGAAATCATGTTCCGCGGCAATATCTGCATGAAGGGTTACCTGAAGAACCCGCGCGCCACCGACGAGGCCTTCGCGGGCGGCTGGTTCCATACCGGCGATCTCGGCGTACTGACGCCGGACGGCTACATCCGCATCAAGGATCGCCGCAAGGACATCATCATCTCCGGGGGCGAGAACATCTCGAGCATCGAGGTGGAGGATGCGCTGTACCGGCATCCGGCCGTCGCGGTAGCCGCCGTGGTGGCGCTGCCCGATCCGAAGTGGGGCGAGGTGCCCTGCGCCTTCGTCGAGCTGCGCGAGGGCATGCAGGCGAGCGAGGCCGAGATCCTCGCGCATTGCCGGACCCTGCTGGCCGGCTACAAGATGCCCAAGGCGGTGCGCTTCGGCGAATTGCCGAAGACTTCCACCGGCAAGATCCAGAAGTTCCAGCTGCGCACGCTGGTGCGGTCGGACAGCGCGATCGACACGGCGCCGGACGGCAAGAACTAGCCGGCGGCGGGTCAGCCGCTTCCCGGCGGGGGGGGGGGGCGGCCGGGCCCGCGCGCCGGGTTCAGCGCGTGACGAAAGGCATCGCCGCCGACGGCGCGCCGCGCGCATGCCGCCGCTGCCGCAGCAGCGCCACCCGGCAGTTCTCGCGCGCCACGTCGTGGCCTGCCTCGTCGAGCAGCACCAGGTCGCCGCGCATCACGTTGAAGGTGATCACGTCACCGCTCGGCGAGGCCAGCGTCTCGGGCGTGTGCACCGAACCGGCCGGCTCCAGCACCGTGCTGCCGGCGCGCGCCACCCAGTCGTATTCGCGGTAGCGCCATTCCCCTTCCAGCGTGTAGACGAACACCGTGCCTTCGTGGCGATGGCGCGGCAGCGTGGTGCCGACCGGCATGCGCAGCAGCACGCTCAGCTCGTCGCGGGCGACATCGATATGCAGGTACTTGATGGCGAGGCCGGGCAGCGCGTCGGCCATCGGCAGCCACGGCAGGTCGTCGTGCTGCAGGCAATGGATCGGCGGCAGCGCGAGGGGCGGGGCGGAGGCGGGGGAGCTCATGGGCGCGCGGGGTGGGTGGTCCTGGTGCGCGATTATGGCAGAGGCGCATGGCTTGAGCGCGGCGGCACGATTTGCTAGCATCGCCCGGGCGCTGGGCCGGCGGCTTGCCGGCCCGCCCGCGGAGCCGTCGCGCGATGGCTTCTCAACCGATCCGATGCCCTCGATTGATTCGCCATGCAGACGAATCAATCGAGGGCATCGGCGCAACCGGACCGACCACAACAATGACACGATTCACTCGCTACGGGATCGCGATGCCGCTCGCCTCGCTGATCCTCTCGACGTCATGCCTGGCCGTGCATGCCGCCGAATACCGCGCCAACTCCACCATCCTGTCGAACGACATCGTCTACGACGTGCATGCCGACGGCAGCTATACCAAGGACGTCACCGAACTCGATCGCATCGACACCGAGCAGGGCGTGCGCGAGGGCGGCGAATCCTCGCTGGGCTACAGCACCTCGCTGCAGGCGCTCGAGATCGTCGAGGCCTACACGCTGACCCGGGACGGCCGCCGCATCGACGTGACGCCGGACCAGATCCGCGAGCAGCAGAGCCCGGCCAGCGCGCGCGCGCCGATGTTCGTCGACCAGCGGCTCAAGGTGGTGGTGTTCCCGGCGGTGGAGGTCGGCGCGAAGCTGATGCTGCATTACCGCCT
It contains:
- a CDS encoding acyl-CoA synthetase, translated to MTQLFETGLERREANYVPLTPTDFIARAAEVYGDRLAVVHGEQRYTWREAYARARRLAGALKEAGIAPGDTVAAMLPNIPPMLDAHFGVPMAGAVLNAINTRLDAASVLFMLRHGEAKLLIVDTEYAEVARRAAEELPGLRIVCVADAMPADPASFGGATDYDAFLAGGDPDTPWAPPADEWQAIALNYTSGTTGDPKGVVYHHRGAYLAAISNLLEWDMPKHAVYLWTLPMFHCNGWCFPWAIAARAGVNVCLRKFDPRTVFELIRREGVTHYSGAPIVHGALANAPAEWRAGIEHRVHAQVAGAAPAPAVIAKMKSIGFDLMHVYGLTEIYGPASVCATQQHWAELPEEELAQRTARQGVRYHLQAGATVLDPDTMASVPADGETLGEIMFRGNICMKGYLKNPRATDEAFAGGWFHTGDLGVLTPDGYIRIKDRRKDIIISGGENISSIEVEDALYRHPAVAVAAVVALPDPKWGEVPCAFVELREGMQASEAEILAHCRTLLAGYKMPKAVRFGELPKTSTGKIQKFQLRTLVRSDSAIDTAPDGKN
- a CDS encoding 2,4'-dihydroxyacetophenone dioxygenase family protein is translated as MSSPASAPPLALPPIHCLQHDDLPWLPMADALPGLAIKYLHIDVARDELSVLLRMPVGTTLPRHRHEGTVFVYTLEGEWRYREYDWVARAGSTVLEPAGSVHTPETLASPSGDVITFNVMRGDLVLLDEAGHDVARENCRVALLRQRRHARGAPSAAMPFVTR